Proteins found in one Amphiprion ocellaris isolate individual 3 ecotype Okinawa chromosome 22, ASM2253959v1, whole genome shotgun sequence genomic segment:
- the zic1 gene encoding zinc finger protein ZIC 1, with the protein MLLDAGPQYPTIGVTTFGSSRHHSTGEVTEREVALGINPFADGMGAFKINHSSHDIGSGQTAFSSQAPGYAAAALGHHHHPTHVGSYSTAAFNSTRDFLFRNRGFGDATGAQHSLFASGSFAGPHGHSDAAGHLLFPGLHEQAASHASSNVVNSQMRLGFSGDMYGRAEQYGHVTSPRSDHYASTQLHGYGPMNMNMAAHHGAGAFFRYMRQPIKQELICKWIEPEQLTNPKKSCNKTFSTMHELVTHLTVEHVGGPEQTNHICFWEECAREGKPFKAKYKLVNHIRVHTGEKPFPCPFPGCGKVFARSENLKIHKRTHTGEKPFKCEFEGCDRRFANSSDRKKHMHVHTSDKPYLCKMCDKSYTHPSSLRKHMKVHESTNPASQPSPAASSGYESSTPPTIVSPSTENQSSSSISPAASAVHHTTSHSTLSSNFNEWYV; encoded by the exons ATGCTCTTGGACGCCGGACCGCAGTATCCCACCATAGGAGTCACTACTTTCGGCTCCTCGCGGCATCACTCAACAGGCGAAGTCACAGAGCGAGAAGTGGCGTTGGGGATAAATCCGTTCGCAGATGGGATGGGCGCCTTCAAAATCAACCACAGCTCCCACGATATTGGCTCCGGACAGACGGCGTTTTCCTCCCAGGCGCCCGGTTACGCAGCAGCCGCCTTGGGACACCATCACCACCCGACCCACGTTGGCTCTTACTCCACGGCGGCTTTCAACTCCACCAGGGACTTTCTGTTCAGAAATCGGGGTTTCGGGGATGCCACCGGCGCGCAGCACAGCTTGTTCGCCTCGGGAAGTTTCGCAGGGCCACACGGACACTCAGATGCAGCGGGGCACCTGCTCTTTCCGGGGCTCCACGAGCAGGCGGCGAGCCACGCGTCTTCCAACGTGGTCAACAGCCAGATGCGGCTGGGCTTCTCGGGGGACATGTACGGACGCGCCGAGCAGTACGGCCACGTTACGAGCCCCAGGTCCGACCACTACGCCTCGACCCAGCTGCACGGCTACGGCCCCATGAACATGAATATGGCCGCGCACCACGGCGCAGGGGCCTTCTTTCGGTACATGAGGCAGCCGATCAAGCAAGAGCTCATCTGCAAGTGGATCGAGCCGGAGCAGCTGACGAATCCCAAAAAGTCGTGCAACAAAACTTTCAGCACGATGCACGAGCTGGTGACCCATCTGACGGTGGAGCATGTGGGGGGACCGGAGCAGACCAACCACATTTGCTTCTGGGAGGAGTGTGCCCGAGAAGGGAAGCCGTTCAAAGCCAAATACAAACTTGTGAATCATATCAGAGTACACACCGGAGAAAAGCCCTTTCCGTGCCCGTTCCCCGGCTGTGGCAAAGTATTTGCTCGATcggaaaatctaaaaattcacaAAAGGACTCACACCG GTGAGAAGCCTTTTAAGTGTGAATTTGAAGGCTGCGACAGGCGATTTGCAAACAGCAGTGACCGCAAGAAACACATGCACGTCCACACGTCGGACAAGCCCTATCTGTGCAAAATGTGCGACAAGTCATACACACATCCCAGCTCCCTCCGAAAACACATGAAG gtCCACGAATCCACCAATCCAGCATCGCAGCCGTCTCCAGCGGCCAGTTCAGGGTACGAGTCGTCCACACCTCCCACCATAGTATCACCGTCCACAGAGAACCAGAGCAGCAGCTCCATATCACCAGCAGCCTCAGCAGTCCACCACACAACCAGCCACAGCACGCTGTCGTCAAATTTCAATGAATGGTAcgtgtaa
- the zic4 gene encoding zinc finger protein ZIC 4 isoform X1, giving the protein MSVDALGSPVMDPTFSKRNTALRLVDLAGAHHHHHHHHHTPQSVTGFPGFSSHPHSMAHSHPGEITAEPRLGPSPFGPEHMGHSAALKISPAHHYPHHHHHHHNHHMAGHSEVVSSQTGAFGPVQATSVPYSMSHTAQALSAGRDFLIRRDLTAQAMPVLTDQTAGSASHHGMFVSTTGSYPGHYGHHPDAGNHTLFSGLHHEQPSSGSPGGQALNGQIRLGLPGEMYVRSDHLSQVASSRADPFSASPLHGYGGLNLNMNLSAHHHHHHHGAGAFFRYMRQPIKQELICKWLEPEHSPKKLCSKTYSTMHELVTHVTVEHVGGPEQANHICFWEECPREGKPFKAKYKLVNHIRVHTGEKPFPCPFPGCGKVFARSENLKIHKRTHTGEKPFKCEFDGCDRRFANSSDRKKHSHVHTSDKPYNCKVRGCDKSYTHPSSLRKHMKVHCKSPPPSSGYESSTPSLVSPSSDLGREPGGSSVMSEPVGASQPANLSEWYVCHSSGASGAQTPPSGHSTPDPTDEPPYRNPEPRDAF; this is encoded by the exons ATGAGCGTGGATGCACTGGGAAGCCCCGTGATGGACCCTACGTTTTCCAAACGGAACACGGCGCTGAGATTAGTTGACTTGGCAGGGgctcaccaccatcaccatcatcaccaccatacCCCTCAGAGCGTGACAGGCTTCCCGGGGTTCAGCAGCCATCCACACTCAATGGCTCACTCGCACCCTGGGGAGATTACTGCGGAACCCCGCCTGGGGCCGAGTCCATTCGGGCCAGAACACATGGGGCACTCCGCGGCCCTCAAAATCAGCCCAGCCCATCATTAtccccaccaccatcaccaccaccacaatCATCATATGGCAGGCCACAGTGAAGTGGTCTCCAGTCAAACGGGAGCTTTTGGCCCGGTTCAGGCGACATCGGTCCCGTATTCTATGTCTCACACGGCCCAGGCTTTATCCGCAGGTAGGGATTTCCTCATCCGGAGAGATCTGACAGCTCAAGCCATGCCCGTACTGACCGACCAGACTGCTGGTTCAGCCTCTCACCACGGAATGTTTGTCTCAACAACAGGTAGCTATCCCGGACACTATGGTCATCACCCTGACGCTGGGAACCATACCCTCTTCTCCGGACTCCATCACGAGCAGCCTTCTAGCGGATCACCGGGTGGCCAAGCACTGAATGGACAAATAAGGTTAGGACTACCTGGAGAAATGTACGTTAGGTCTGATCACTTGAGTCAAGTGGCAAGCTCCAGGGCTGATCCGTTCTCCGCCTCGCCTTTGCATGGCTACGGTGGTCTGAATCTGAACATGAATCTGAGcgctcaccaccaccaccaccaccacggaGCCGGTGCTTTTTTCCGCTACATGAGGCAGCCGATAAAGCAAGAGCTGATCTGCAAGTGGCTGGAGCCGGAACACTCGCCGAAGAAACTTTGCTCGAAAACTTACAGCACCATGCACGAACTCGTAACGCATGTGACGGTAGAGCACGTTGGAGGACCCGAGCAAGCGAACCATATATGTTTTTGGGAAGAGTGTCCGAGGGAAGGCAAACCATTTAAAGCAAAGTACAAACTTGTAAATCACATTCGAGTGCACACCGGGGAGAAACCGTTTCCATGCCCATTCCCTGGCTGTGGGAAAGTGTTTGCAAGATCCGAGAATCTAAAGATTCACAAAAGGACGCACACAG GTGAGAAGCCCTTCAAATGTGAATTTGACGGCTGCGACAGACGCTTCGCCAACAGCAGCGACCGAAAAAAACACTCCCACGTCCACACCAGCGATAAGCCCTACAACTGCAAAGTGAGAGGCTGCGATAAGTCCTACACGCACCCCAGCTCCCTGAGGAAGCACATGAAGGTGCACTGCAAGTCCCCTCCGCCCAGTTCGGGCTACGAGTCGTCGACCCCTTCCCTGGTCTCCCCCTCCTCAGACTTGGGCCGAGAGCCAGGAGGCTCCTCGGTGATGTCGGAGCCGGTGGGAGCCTCCCAGCCGGCGAATTTAAGTGAATGGTACGTGTGCCACAGTTCAGGTGCCAGCGGCGCCCAAACACCACCCAGCGGGCACTCCACACCCGACCCCACAGACGAGCCACCGTACAGAAACCCAGAACCGAGGGACGCGTTTTAA
- the zic4 gene encoding zinc finger protein ZIC 4 isoform X2, with product MSVDALGSPVMDPTFSKRNTALRLVDLAGAHHHHHHHHHTPQSVTGFPGFSSHPHSMAHSHPGEITAEPRLGPSPFGPEHMGHSAALKISPAHHYPHHHHHHHNHHMAGHSEVVSSQTGAFGPVQATSVPYSMSHTAQALSAGSYPGHYGHHPDAGNHTLFSGLHHEQPSSGSPGGQALNGQIRLGLPGEMYVRSDHLSQVASSRADPFSASPLHGYGGLNLNMNLSAHHHHHHHGAGAFFRYMRQPIKQELICKWLEPEHSPKKLCSKTYSTMHELVTHVTVEHVGGPEQANHICFWEECPREGKPFKAKYKLVNHIRVHTGEKPFPCPFPGCGKVFARSENLKIHKRTHTGEKPFKCEFDGCDRRFANSSDRKKHSHVHTSDKPYNCKVRGCDKSYTHPSSLRKHMKVHCKSPPPSSGYESSTPSLVSPSSDLGREPGGSSVMSEPVGASQPANLSEWYVCHSSGASGAQTPPSGHSTPDPTDEPPYRNPEPRDAF from the exons ATGAGCGTGGATGCACTGGGAAGCCCCGTGATGGACCCTACGTTTTCCAAACGGAACACGGCGCTGAGATTAGTTGACTTGGCAGGGgctcaccaccatcaccatcatcaccaccatacCCCTCAGAGCGTGACAGGCTTCCCGGGGTTCAGCAGCCATCCACACTCAATGGCTCACTCGCACCCTGGGGAGATTACTGCGGAACCCCGCCTGGGGCCGAGTCCATTCGGGCCAGAACACATGGGGCACTCCGCGGCCCTCAAAATCAGCCCAGCCCATCATTAtccccaccaccatcaccaccaccacaatCATCATATGGCAGGCCACAGTGAAGTGGTCTCCAGTCAAACGGGAGCTTTTGGCCCGGTTCAGGCGACATCGGTCCCGTATTCTATGTCTCACACGGCCCAGGCTTTATCCGCAG GTAGCTATCCCGGACACTATGGTCATCACCCTGACGCTGGGAACCATACCCTCTTCTCCGGACTCCATCACGAGCAGCCTTCTAGCGGATCACCGGGTGGCCAAGCACTGAATGGACAAATAAGGTTAGGACTACCTGGAGAAATGTACGTTAGGTCTGATCACTTGAGTCAAGTGGCAAGCTCCAGGGCTGATCCGTTCTCCGCCTCGCCTTTGCATGGCTACGGTGGTCTGAATCTGAACATGAATCTGAGcgctcaccaccaccaccaccaccacggaGCCGGTGCTTTTTTCCGCTACATGAGGCAGCCGATAAAGCAAGAGCTGATCTGCAAGTGGCTGGAGCCGGAACACTCGCCGAAGAAACTTTGCTCGAAAACTTACAGCACCATGCACGAACTCGTAACGCATGTGACGGTAGAGCACGTTGGAGGACCCGAGCAAGCGAACCATATATGTTTTTGGGAAGAGTGTCCGAGGGAAGGCAAACCATTTAAAGCAAAGTACAAACTTGTAAATCACATTCGAGTGCACACCGGGGAGAAACCGTTTCCATGCCCATTCCCTGGCTGTGGGAAAGTGTTTGCAAGATCCGAGAATCTAAAGATTCACAAAAGGACGCACACAG GTGAGAAGCCCTTCAAATGTGAATTTGACGGCTGCGACAGACGCTTCGCCAACAGCAGCGACCGAAAAAAACACTCCCACGTCCACACCAGCGATAAGCCCTACAACTGCAAAGTGAGAGGCTGCGATAAGTCCTACACGCACCCCAGCTCCCTGAGGAAGCACATGAAGGTGCACTGCAAGTCCCCTCCGCCCAGTTCGGGCTACGAGTCGTCGACCCCTTCCCTGGTCTCCCCCTCCTCAGACTTGGGCCGAGAGCCAGGAGGCTCCTCGGTGATGTCGGAGCCGGTGGGAGCCTCCCAGCCGGCGAATTTAAGTGAATGGTACGTGTGCCACAGTTCAGGTGCCAGCGGCGCCCAAACACCACCCAGCGGGCACTCCACACCCGACCCCACAGACGAGCCACCGTACAGAAACCCAGAACCGAGGGACGCGTTTTAA